A part of Geothrix oryzae genomic DNA contains:
- a CDS encoding efflux transporter outer membrane subunit, producing MRSLRTWSVLPLTFAMVGCVSMAPKYRVPEPPVPKAWPEGPSYKAPAGAPGAVGQPAADLAWQDFFVDAQLRKVLDLALRNNRDLRIAALNTEKARAYYRIQRAELLPSINAVGAGTRQRLPASVSGVGRSVVVEQDTVNVGISAWELDFFGRVRSLKNRALEQYLATEQARNSAQISLLAEVANVYLALGADRESLKLAQETLANQEASYKLIHRRFEVGASSEIDAYRAQVSVETARGDVARYTRTVALDENALRLLVGSAVPAEWLPEALGSVTALKDIAPGLPSEVLTRRPDILMAENQLKAANANIGAARAAFFPRISLTTNIGTMGSELSGLFKTGSDSWAFSPQIVLPIFNAGARWANLKAANADRDITLAQYEKAIQVAFKEVADALAQRGTLDDQLTAQETLTRALEGAHRLASARYSAGIDGYLSVLDAQRSLYAAQQGLIALRQAKYGNLVSLYKVLGGGWNPSERPAAPKATPTAAAAARPSAS from the coding sequence ATGAGGTCGCTCAGAACCTGGTCCGTCCTTCCCCTCACCTTCGCCATGGTGGGCTGCGTCTCCATGGCCCCGAAGTACCGGGTGCCTGAGCCGCCGGTGCCGAAGGCCTGGCCCGAAGGACCTTCCTACAAGGCGCCTGCCGGTGCCCCTGGCGCCGTTGGCCAACCGGCCGCCGACCTCGCCTGGCAGGATTTCTTCGTAGACGCGCAGTTGCGGAAGGTCCTGGACCTGGCCCTCCGCAACAACCGGGATCTGCGGATCGCGGCGCTGAACACCGAGAAGGCCCGGGCCTACTACCGGATCCAGCGGGCCGAGCTGCTGCCCTCGATCAACGCCGTGGGCGCGGGAACCCGCCAGCGGCTTCCCGCCAGCGTCTCGGGAGTCGGGCGATCGGTCGTCGTCGAACAGGACACGGTCAATGTCGGGATCAGCGCCTGGGAGCTGGATTTCTTCGGCCGCGTCCGGAGCCTGAAGAACCGGGCCCTGGAGCAGTACCTCGCCACGGAGCAGGCCCGCAACAGCGCCCAGATCTCGCTGCTGGCGGAAGTCGCCAATGTCTACCTCGCCCTCGGCGCCGACCGCGAAAGCCTGAAGCTCGCCCAGGAAACCCTGGCGAACCAAGAGGCTTCCTACAAGCTCATCCACCGCCGCTTCGAAGTCGGCGCCTCCTCCGAGATCGATGCCTACCGCGCCCAGGTCAGCGTCGAGACGGCGCGGGGAGATGTGGCCCGGTACACCCGCACCGTGGCCCTGGATGAAAACGCGCTGAGGCTGCTGGTGGGCTCCGCCGTGCCCGCGGAATGGCTTCCCGAGGCCCTGGGCAGCGTCACTGCGCTCAAGGACATCGCCCCCGGACTGCCCTCCGAGGTGCTAACCCGCCGACCCGACATCCTCATGGCCGAAAACCAGCTCAAGGCGGCCAACGCCAACATCGGCGCGGCCAGGGCGGCCTTCTTCCCCCGCATCTCCCTCACCACGAACATCGGCACCATGGGCAGCGAGCTCTCCGGGCTCTTCAAGACCGGCTCGGATTCCTGGGCCTTCTCGCCTCAGATCGTCCTTCCGATCTTCAATGCCGGCGCGCGATGGGCGAACCTCAAGGCGGCCAACGCCGACCGGGACATCACCCTGGCCCAGTACGAGAAGGCCATCCAGGTGGCCTTCAAGGAAGTCGCCGATGCGCTGGCCCAACGCGGCACCCTTGATGACCAGCTGACCGCCCAGGAAACGCTCACACGCGCCCTGGAAGGCGCCCACCGCCTGGCCTCGGCTCGCTACTCGGCCGGTATCGATGGGTATTTGAGCGTCCTGGACGCCCAGCGCTCCCTCTATGCCGCCCAGCAGGGGCTCATCGCCCTCCGCCAAGCCAAATACGGCAACCTCGTCAGCCTCTACAAGGTTCTCGGCGGGGGCTGGAACCCGTCCGAGCGCCCCGCTGCGCCCAAGGCCACCCCGACGGCTGCGGCGGCAGCCAGACCCTCTGCCTCCTGA